One part of the Lotus japonicus ecotype B-129 chromosome 2, LjGifu_v1.2 genome encodes these proteins:
- the LOC130738948 gene encoding aldehyde dehydrogenase family 2 member C4 translates to MSGLSNGHSFQIPTVKFNKLFINGQFVDSLSGKEFETIDPRTEEVIARISEGTKEDIDVAVQAARVAFDSGPWPRMPGAERGRIMMKWAELIDQNIEEIAALDAIDAGKLFQWCKNVDIPGAANTIRYYAGAADKIHGEVLKHSREMHAYTLLEPIGVVGHIIPWNFPSTMFVAKVGPSLAAGCTMVLKPAEQTPLSALFYAHLAKQAGIPDGVLNVVPGFGHTAGAAISSHMDIDKVSFTGSTEVGRQVMQAAAKSNLKPVSLELGGKSPLVIFDDADVDKAAELALLGILFNKGEICVAGSRVFVQEGIYDEFEKKLVEKAKAWVVGDPFDPKVQQGPQVDKKQFEKILSYIEHGKREGATLLTGGKRVGNKGYYIEPTIFSNVKEDMLIVQDEIFGPVMALKKFKTIEEGIKSANNTRYGLAAGIVTKSLDTANTVSRSIRAGVVWINCYFAFGNDIPYGGYKMSGFGRDFGLEALHKYLQVKSVVTPIYNSPWL, encoded by the exons ATGTCAGGTCTCTCCAATGGCCACTCCTTCCAAATCCCCACCGTCAAGTTCAACAAGCTCTTCATCAATGGACAATTTGTCGATTCCCTTTCAG GAAAGGAGTTTGAGACAATTGATCCAAGAACAGAAGAGGTGATTGCAAGGATCTCTGAGGGAACAAAAGAAGACATTGATGTTGCTGTCCAAGCGGCACGTGTCGCTTTTGATAGCGGTCCATGGCCTCGCATGCCTGGCGCT GAAAGAGGAAGAATTATGATGAAATGGGCAGAGCTAATTGATCAAAACATAGAAGAAATAGCAGCACTAGATGCCATTGATGCTGGAAAGTTATTCCAATGGTGTAAGAACGTTGACATTCCTGGAGCAGCAAACACTATACGGTACTATGCTGGTGCTGCTGATAAAATTCATGGTGAGGTGTTGAAACATTCTCGGGAGATGCATGCGTATACTCTATTAGAACCAATTGGTGTTGTGGGACACATCATTCCCTGGAACTTCCCTAGCACCATGTTTGTTGccaaggttggtccttccttaGCTGCTGGTTGCACAATGGTTCTCAAGCCTGCTGAACAAACACCACTTTCAGCTTTGTTTTATGCTCATTTAGCTAAGCAG GCTGGAATTCCAGATGGAGTGCTCAATGTAGTGCCCGGATTCGGTCACACTGCAGGTGCTGCAATAAGCTCTCACATGGACATTGATAAG GTCAGCTTCACTGGTTCAACAGAAGTAGGCAGACAAGTAATGCAAGCTGCTGCTAAGAGTAATTTGAAACCAGTTTCACTTGAATTAGGAGGCAAGTCACCCCTTGTAATCTTTGATGATGCTGATGTGGATAAAGCTGCTGAGCTTGCTCTCTTGGGCATTCTATTTAACAAG GGAGAAATTTGTGTTGCCGGCTCCCGTGTATTTGTTCAGGAAGGAATCTATGATGAGTTTGAGAAGAAGTTGGTGGAGAAAGCAAAAGCTTGGGTAGTTGGTGATCCTTTTGATCCTAAAGTTCAACAAGGGCCTCAG GTTGACAAAAAGCAATTTGAAAAAATACTTTCTTATATTGAGcatggaaaaagagaaggggCTACCCTTTTGACAGGGGGTAAAAGAGTGGGCAACAAGGGCTACTACATTGAACCTACAATTTTCTCCAATGTTAAG GAGGACATGCTTATAGTTCAGGATGAAATATTTGGCCCTGTGATGGCCCTGAAGAAGTTTAA gACTATAGAAGAAGGAATTAAAAGTGCCAACAATACCAGATATGGTCTAGCAGCAGGCATTGTGACCAAGAGCTTGGATACAGCAAACACTGTGTCAAGGTCCATTCGTGCAGGCGTTGTTTGGATAAACTGCTACTTTGCCTTTGGGAATGACATTCCTTATGGAGGTTACAAGATGAGTGGATTTGGAAGAGATTTTGGATTGGAAGCACTACACAAGTATCTACAAGTTAAATCTGTTGTGACTCCCATTTACAATTCTCCTTGGCTTTGA